A genomic segment from Phragmites australis chromosome 6, lpPhrAust1.1, whole genome shotgun sequence encodes:
- the LOC133920706 gene encoding peroxidase 3-like, giving the protein MASRRRQSSRSVMAVPTPVVLGVAMVVLASSVTGARGQLRMGFYAESCPAAERIVGDYVRQHVRRVPTVAAALLRLHFHDCFVRGCDASVLLNSTGGSVAEKDAPPNLTLRGFGFIDRVKNLVEDACPGVVSCADVLALAARDAVAAIGGPSWRVPTGRRDGTVSSMEEALDEIPKPTMSFPEIADSFASKGLGVRDLVWLLGAHTIGIAHCSSFADRLYGYAGADNATDPSLDAAYAANLRERKCRAHGGGSGSGEYADDGVVEMDPGSFLTFDLGYYRAVLKHQGLFGSDASLLTDAAARADVAGVAAGPEEVFFQVFARSMARLGAVQVKTGAEGEVRRNCAVVNGGYK; this is encoded by the exons ATGGCGAGCAGGAGGCGGCAAAGTAGCAGGAGCGTCATGGCCGTGCCGACGCCGGTAGTTCTTGGAGTGGCAATGGTTGTCCTCGCCAGCAGCGTGACCGGCGCGCGCGGGCAGCTCAGGATGGGATTCTACGCCGAGAGCTGCCCCGCGGCGGAGCGGATCGTCGGCGACTACGTCCGGCAGCACGTCCGCCGCGTGcccaccgtcgccgccgcgctgcTCAGGCTGcacttccacgactgcttcgtcagG GGTTGCGACGCGTCCGTCCTGCTCAACTCCACCGGCGGCAGCGTGGCCGAGAAGGACGCGCCGCCGAACCTGACGCTGCGCGGCTTCGGCTTCATCGACCGCGTCAAGAACCTCGTAGAGGATGCGTGCCCCGgcgtcgtctcctgcgccgacgtCCTCGCGCTGGCCGCCCGCGACGCGGTCGCCGCCATT GGCGGGCCGTCGTGGCGCGTGCCGACGGGGAGGAGGGACGGCACAGTGTCGAGCATGGAGGAGGCGCTCGACGAGATCCCCAAGCCGACGATGAGCTTCCCGGAAATCGCCGACTCGTTCGCCAGCAAAGGCCTCGGCGTGCGTGATCTCGTCTGGCTGTTAG GTGCGCACACGATCGGCATCGCCCACTGCTCGTCCTTCGCCGACCGCCTGTACGGCTACGCTGGCGCTGACAACGCCACCGACCCGTCCCTCGACGCCGCCTACGCCGCCAACCTGCGCGAGCGCAAGTGCCGGGCacacggcggcggcagcggcagcggcgagtACGCCGACGATGGCGTCGTGGAGATGGACCCGGGGAGCTTCCTGACGTTCGACCTGGGCTACTACCGCGCGGTGCTGAAGCACCAGGGCCTGTTCGGCTCCGACGCCTCGCTGCTCACCGACGCGGCGGCGCGGGCCGACGTCGCCGGCGTCGCGGCTGGCCCGGAGGAGGTGTTCTTCCAGGTGTTCGCGCGGTCCATGGCGAGGCTTGGGGCGGTGCAGGTCAAGACCGGCGCCGAGGGCGAGGTCAGGAGGAACTGCGCCGTCGTGAACGGCGGCTACAAGTGA